A window from Solanum lycopersicum chloroplast, complete genome encodes these proteins:
- the ndhD gene encoding NADH-plastoquinone oxidoreductase subunit 4 (start codon may be formed as a result of RNA editing), with protein sequence TNYFPWLTIIVVFPIFAGSLIFFLPHKGNRVIRWYTICICILELLLTTYAFCYHFQSDDPLIQLVEDYKWIDFFDFHWRLGIDGLSIGPILLTGFITTLATLAAWPVTRDSRLFHFLMLAMYSGQIGLFSSRDLLLFFIMWELELIPVYLLLAMWGGKKRLYSATKFILYTAGGSVFLLMGVLGVALYGSNEPTLNFETSVNQSYPVVLEIIFYIGFFIAFAVKSPIIPLHTWLPDTHGEAHYSTCMLLAGILLKMGAYGLIRINMELLPHAHSIFSPWLMIIGTIQIIYAASTSLGQRNLKKRIAYSSVSHMGFIIIGISSLTDTGLNGALLQIISHGFIGAALFFLAGTTYDRIRLVYLDEMGGIAIPMPKMFTMFSSFSMASLALPGMSGFVAELIVFFGIITGQKYLLMPKLLITFVMAIGIILTPIYSLSMPRQMFYGYKLFNAPKDSFFDSGPRELFLSISIFLPVIGIGIYPDFVLSLAVDKVEVILSNFFYR encoded by the coding sequence GAATTATTTTCCTTGGTTAACAATAATTGTCGTTTTTCCGATATTTGCGGGTTCTTTAATTTTCTTTCTTCCCCATAAAGGAAATAGGGTAATTAGGTGGTATACAATATGTATATGTATTTTAGAACTCCTTCTAACAACTTATGCATTTTGTTATCATTTCCAATCGGATGATCCATTAATCCAACTAGTAGAGGATTATAAATGGATCGATTTTTTTGATTTCCATTGGAGATTAGGAATAGATGGACTTTCTATAGGACCCATTTTATTAACAGGATTTATCACTACTTTAGCGACTTTAGCGGCTTGGCCAGTTACTCGAGATTCTAGATTATTCCATTTTCTCATGTTAGCAATGTACAGTGGTCAAATTGGATTATTTTCGTCTCGGGACCTTTTACTTTTTTTCATCATGTGGGAGTTAGAATTAATTCCTGTTTATCTACTTCTAGCCATGTGGGGAGGAAAGAAACGTCTGTACTCAGCTACAAAATTTATTTTGTACACGGCGGGGGGTTCCGTTTTTCTCTTAATGGGAGTTTTGGGTGTTGCTTTATATGGTTCTAATGAACCAACATTAAATTTTGAAACATCAGTTAATCAGTCATATCCTGTGGTTTTAGAAATAATCTTCTATATTGGATTTTTTATTGCTTTTGCTGTCAAATCGCCCATTATCCCCCTACACACATGGTTACCAGATACCCATGGAGAAGCACATTACAGTACTTGTATGCTTCTAGCCGGAATCTTATTAAAAATGGGAGCGTATGGATTAATTCGAATCAATATGGAATTATTACCTCATGCCCATTCTATATTTTCTCCTTGGTTGATGATAATAGGTACAATACAAATAATCTATGCAGCTTCAACATCTCTTGGCCAACGGAATTTAAAAAAAAGAATAGCCTATTCCTCTGTCTCTCATATGGGTTTCATAATTATAGGAATTAGTTCTCTAACCGATACGGGACTAAATGGAGCCCTTTTACAAATAATCTCTCATGGATTTATTGGTGCTGCACTTTTTTTCTTGGCGGGAACGACTTATGATAGAATCCGCCTTGTTTATCTTGACGAAATGGGCGGAATAGCTATTCCAATGCCAAAAATGTTCACGATGTTCAGTAGCTTTTCGATGGCTTCCCTTGCATTACCAGGTATGAGTGGTTTTGTTGCCGAATTGATAGTATTTTTTGGAATAATTACCGGCCAAAAATATCTTTTAATGCCAAAACTACTAATTACTTTTGTAATGGCAATTGGAATTATATTAACTCCTATTTATTCATTATCTATGCCACGCCAGATGTTCTATGGATACAAGTTATTTAACGCCCCGAAGGATTCTTTTTTTGATTCTGGACCGCGAGAGTT